In Methylobacterium aquaticum, the following are encoded in one genomic region:
- a CDS encoding CreA family protein, protein MVWRRGLTALCGAVCLGLAAGAALAQEPDRIFDKSTVWRPLTPNDKLVVYGIDDPDVAGVACHYTQPEKGGIKGTLGLAEEVSDISLSCRQVGPVKFKGKIKQGEVVFSERRSLIFKSMQIVRGCDAKRNTLIYMVYSDKVVQGSPKNSTSTVPLMPWGTEPPPKCGDFLG, encoded by the coding sequence ATGGTGTGGCGGCGGGGTCTCACGGCTCTCTGCGGGGCGGTCTGTCTCGGGCTGGCGGCGGGTGCGGCGCTCGCGCAGGAGCCGGATCGGATCTTCGACAAGTCGACGGTCTGGCGGCCGCTGACGCCGAACGACAAGCTCGTGGTCTACGGCATCGACGATCCGGACGTGGCCGGCGTCGCCTGCCATTACACCCAGCCGGAGAAGGGCGGCATCAAGGGCACCCTCGGCCTTGCCGAAGAGGTCTCCGACATCTCGCTCTCCTGCCGGCAGGTCGGGCCGGTCAAGTTCAAGGGCAAGATCAAGCAGGGCGAAGTCGTGTTTAGCGAGCGCCGCTCGCTGATCTTCAAGAGCATGCAGATCGTGCGCGGCTGCGACGCCAAGCGCAACACCCTGATCTACATGGTCTACTCGGACAAGGTGGTGCAGGGCTCGCCGAAGAACTCGACCTCGACGGTGCCGCTGATGCCGTGGGGGACCGAGCCGCCGCCGAAATGCGGCGACTTCCTGGGCTGA
- the catA gene encoding catechol 1,2-dioxygenase: MTTKIADSAEAQTLFDKVAGLSTEAGNPRIKQIVRRVVEDACRIVEDLDVTPSEFWTAMSYLTETGQANEFGLLMPGLGIEHFIDLCIDAKERAAGIEGGTPRTIEGPLYVAGAPLAKGEARLDDDPEDGEVLIVEGRVTGDGGAPVAGAIVDVWHANTLGNYSVFDRSQSTWNLRRRIETDGEGRYRFRSILPKGYGCPPQGQTQKLLDQLGRHGQRPAHIHFFVSGPGHRQLTTQINLSDDPYLHDDFAFATRDGLIAEVVPVTDPAAIAAAGLAAPFSTIRFDFALNPEVAHAPDPVVVRPHAEAA; encoded by the coding sequence ATGACCACGAAGATCGCCGATTCCGCCGAGGCCCAAACCCTGTTCGACAAGGTCGCGGGCCTCTCGACCGAGGCCGGCAACCCGCGCATCAAGCAGATCGTGCGACGCGTCGTCGAGGATGCCTGCCGGATCGTCGAGGATCTCGACGTGACCCCGAGCGAGTTCTGGACCGCGATGAGCTACCTGACCGAGACCGGCCAGGCGAACGAGTTCGGCCTGCTGATGCCGGGGCTCGGGATCGAGCACTTCATCGACCTGTGCATCGACGCCAAGGAGCGGGCGGCCGGGATCGAGGGCGGCACGCCGCGCACCATCGAGGGCCCGCTCTACGTCGCCGGCGCACCCCTGGCCAAGGGCGAGGCGCGCCTCGACGACGACCCGGAGGACGGCGAGGTGCTGATCGTCGAGGGCCGGGTGACGGGGGATGGCGGCGCGCCGGTGGCCGGCGCCATCGTCGATGTCTGGCACGCCAACACGCTCGGCAACTACTCGGTCTTCGATCGGAGCCAGAGCACCTGGAACCTGCGCCGCCGCATCGAGACGGACGGGGAGGGCCGCTACCGCTTCCGCAGCATCCTGCCGAAGGGCTACGGCTGCCCGCCGCAGGGCCAGACCCAGAAGCTCCTCGACCAGCTCGGCCGCCACGGCCAGCGCCCGGCCCATATCCACTTCTTCGTCTCCGGCCCCGGCCACCGGCAACTGACGACGCAGATCAACCTCTCGGACGACCCCTACCTGCACGACGACTTCGCCTTCGCGACCCGCGACGGGCTGATCGCCGAGGTGGTGCCGGTCACCGATCCGGCGGCGATCGCGGCGGCGGGGCTCGCGGCACCATTCTCGACCATCCGGTTCGATTTCGCGCTCAACCCGGAGGTGGCGCATGCGCCCGACCCGGTGGTGGTGCGGCCGCACGCCGAGGCGGCCTGA
- the benC gene encoding benzoate 1,2-dioxygenase electron transfer component BenC, protein MNTVALNFEDGVTRFIACRPGETVADASYRLGINIPLDCRDGACGTCRVHCESGRFDPGSYIEDALTDDEAAQGYGLACQMRPRTDLVLAVAASSEVCKTKAAALKSRVSAVRRLSDTTFGLSVETDEPVGFLPGQYVNIAVPGSGQARSYSFSSVPGSRQAEFLIRNIPGGLMSTYLAEGAQAGASLDLTGPSGSFYLREIRRPVLMLAGGTGLAPFLSMLGKVVETGTDQPIHLVYGVTHDADLVETGALEEAQAKIPGFSFETCVASPDSRHAKRGYVTEHLADAHLHGGAIDTYLCGPPAMVDAVRKTFAERGLTPASFHYEKFAASGAGGGA, encoded by the coding sequence GTGAACACTGTCGCGCTCAACTTCGAGGACGGGGTCACCCGCTTCATCGCCTGCCGGCCCGGCGAGACCGTGGCCGACGCCTCCTACCGCCTCGGCATCAACATCCCGCTCGATTGCCGGGACGGGGCCTGCGGCACCTGCCGGGTCCATTGCGAATCCGGTCGGTTCGATCCGGGCAGCTACATCGAGGACGCGCTGACCGACGACGAGGCCGCGCAAGGCTACGGCCTCGCCTGCCAGATGCGGCCGCGGACCGATCTGGTGCTGGCGGTGGCGGCTTCGTCCGAGGTCTGCAAGACCAAGGCCGCCGCCCTCAAGAGCAGAGTTTCAGCGGTGCGGCGCCTGTCCGACACCACCTTCGGGCTGTCGGTCGAGACCGATGAGCCGGTCGGCTTCCTGCCGGGCCAGTACGTCAACATCGCGGTGCCGGGCAGCGGTCAGGCGCGGTCCTACTCGTTCAGCTCGGTCCCGGGCAGTCGGCAGGCCGAGTTCCTGATCCGCAACATCCCGGGCGGGCTGATGAGCACCTACCTGGCGGAAGGCGCGCAAGCCGGGGCGAGCCTCGACCTGACCGGCCCCTCGGGCAGCTTCTACCTCCGCGAGATCCGCCGCCCGGTCCTGATGCTCGCCGGCGGCACCGGCCTGGCGCCGTTCCTGTCGATGCTCGGCAAGGTGGTGGAGACCGGCACCGACCAGCCGATCCACCTCGTCTACGGCGTCACCCACGATGCCGACCTCGTCGAGACCGGGGCGCTGGAAGAGGCGCAGGCGAAGATCCCGGGCTTCAGCTTCGAGACCTGCGTCGCCTCCCCCGACAGCCGGCACGCGAAGCGGGGCTACGTCACCGAGCACCTCGCCGACGCCCACCTGCATGGCGGCGCGATCGACACCTATCTGTGCGGACCGCCCGCGATGGTGGACGCGGTCCGCAAGACCTTCGCCGAGCGCGGGCTCACTCCGGCGAGCTTCCACTACGAGAAATTCGCGGCGAGCGGCGCCGGGGGTGGAGCATGA
- a CDS encoding 1,6-dihydroxycyclohexa-2,4-diene-1-carboxylate dehydrogenase yields the protein MTGFVSPGRFSAKVAVVTGAAQGIGREVALRLAREGAALLLTDRSAIVEEIAAEARDCGAKAAVQLADVETFEGCEGVMAAAVARFGRLDVLVNNVGGSIWFKPFAHYAPHEVEAEIRRSLFPTLWCCRAALPHMLAGGGGSIVNVSSVATRGVNRVPYAAAKGGVNALTACLAWEYAEHGIRVNAVAPGGTEAPPRRVLRNPTPPSDQERAWIAEVVAQTRASSLMHRYGTAAEQAAAILFLASDEASYVTGLTMPVAGGDLG from the coding sequence ATGACGGGCTTCGTCTCGCCCGGCCGCTTCTCGGCCAAGGTTGCGGTGGTGACCGGCGCCGCGCAGGGCATCGGCCGCGAGGTCGCCCTGCGGCTCGCCCGCGAGGGCGCCGCCCTCCTTCTCACCGACCGCTCGGCGATCGTCGAGGAGATTGCGGCCGAGGCGCGCGATTGCGGCGCCAAGGCCGCGGTGCAGCTCGCCGACGTCGAAACCTTCGAGGGCTGCGAGGGCGTGATGGCGGCGGCCGTCGCGCGGTTCGGCCGGCTCGACGTGCTGGTCAACAATGTCGGCGGCTCGATCTGGTTCAAGCCGTTCGCCCACTACGCCCCGCACGAGGTCGAGGCCGAGATCCGGCGCTCGCTGTTCCCGACCCTGTGGTGCTGCCGGGCGGCGCTGCCGCACATGCTGGCGGGTGGGGGTGGCAGCATCGTCAACGTGTCGTCGGTGGCGACGCGGGGCGTCAACCGCGTTCCTTACGCCGCCGCCAAAGGCGGGGTGAACGCGCTGACCGCCTGCCTGGCGTGGGAATACGCCGAGCACGGCATCCGGGTGAACGCGGTCGCGCCCGGCGGCACCGAGGCGCCGCCCCGGCGCGTGCTGCGCAACCCGACCCCGCCGAGCGACCAGGAGCGCGCCTGGATCGCCGAGGTGGTGGCCCAGACCCGGGCGTCGAGCCTGATGCACCGCTACGGCACCGCCGCCGAGCAGGCCGCCGCCATCCTGTTCCTCGCCTCCGACGAGGCCTCCTACGTCACCGGCCTGACGATGCCGGTGGCCGGCGGCGACCTCGGCTGA
- a CDS encoding DUF2865 domain-containing protein, which yields MPLLRFTVRLLAGILATLSLCQAALAEPNAAACQRFRAELAGLQRESNRGQVEEIQQLVAYRQSIGCEGGRFLFFDMRPPQCAQVEQRIRALNAGYGAGAREVSNARREHLIAAVKESCIGLPSAAALQSKPAEGFGRGGSQVICVRMCDGAYFPMPNLPDGREGANEMCQALCPGTEAAAYSMPPTDGGLAQAAAIQTKRAYSALPNAFKFQKTFVPNCSCKGTQTWAQALVKAESMLVRHKGDIFVTPAQAEAMSRPKVRLTLVGRADRAAATLAATAATRVEEASEAAETPRTAGPEERPAIRIIAPNLIPVPLVAKADGPQAAVTVAAPGTAPVATP from the coding sequence ATGCCGCTGCTACGCTTCACGGTCCGGCTCCTCGCCGGCATCCTTGCGACCCTTTCCTTGTGTCAGGCTGCCCTGGCCGAGCCCAATGCGGCCGCCTGCCAGCGCTTCCGCGCCGAGCTCGCCGGCCTGCAACGCGAATCGAACCGCGGCCAGGTCGAGGAGATCCAGCAGCTCGTCGCCTACCGCCAGTCGATCGGCTGCGAGGGCGGGCGCTTCCTGTTCTTCGACATGCGGCCGCCGCAATGCGCCCAGGTCGAGCAGCGCATCCGCGCCCTCAATGCCGGCTACGGCGCCGGCGCGCGCGAGGTCTCGAACGCGCGGCGCGAGCATCTGATCGCCGCCGTGAAGGAATCCTGCATCGGCCTGCCGAGCGCCGCCGCGCTCCAGTCGAAGCCGGCCGAAGGGTTCGGGCGCGGCGGGTCGCAGGTGATCTGCGTGCGGATGTGCGACGGCGCCTATTTCCCGATGCCGAACCTGCCCGACGGGCGGGAGGGCGCCAACGAGATGTGCCAGGCCCTCTGCCCCGGGACCGAGGCCGCCGCCTACTCGATGCCGCCGACCGACGGCGGCCTCGCCCAGGCCGCCGCGATCCAGACCAAGCGCGCCTACTCGGCCCTGCCGAACGCCTTCAAGTTCCAGAAGACCTTCGTGCCGAACTGCTCGTGCAAGGGCACCCAGACCTGGGCCCAGGCCCTGGTCAAGGCCGAGAGCATGCTGGTGCGCCACAAGGGCGACATCTTCGTCACCCCGGCCCAGGCCGAGGCGATGTCGCGGCCGAAGGTGCGCCTGACCCTGGTCGGCCGCGCCGACCGGGCCGCCGCGACGCTCGCCGCCACCGCGGCGACCCGGGTCGAGGAGGCGTCCGAGGCCGCCGAGACGCCCCGGACGGCCGGGCCCGAGGAGCGCCCCGCGATCCGGATCATCGCCCCCAACCTGATCCCGGTGCCGCTCGTCGCGAAGGCGGACGGCCCGCAGGCGGCAGTGACCGTCGCAGCCCCGGGCACCGCCCCGGTCGCCACGCCCTGA
- the benB gene encoding benzoate 1,2-dioxygenase small subunit: MPLTLEQVQQFLYREARFLDDRDFDAWLALYAPDVEFWMPSWDDDDQLVTDPQTDVSLIYYDSRCGLEDRVFRIRTERSSATSLPEPRTSHNISNVEILEQDETSCRLRFNWLTFNYRYKTVDTHFGTSFYTLDTSGEAPLIKRKKVILKNDYIHHVIDVYHI, encoded by the coding sequence ATGCCCCTCACCCTGGAGCAGGTGCAGCAATTCCTCTACCGCGAGGCCCGCTTCCTCGACGACCGCGACTTCGACGCCTGGCTGGCGCTCTATGCCCCCGATGTCGAGTTCTGGATGCCGTCCTGGGACGACGACGACCAGCTCGTCACCGATCCGCAGACCGACGTCTCGCTGATCTACTACGACAGCCGCTGCGGCCTGGAGGACCGCGTGTTCCGCATCCGCACCGAGCGGTCGAGCGCCACCAGCCTACCGGAGCCGCGCACCTCGCACAACATCTCCAACGTCGAGATCCTGGAGCAGGACGAGACCAGCTGCAGACTCCGCTTCAACTGGCTCACCTTCAACTACCGCTACAAGACGGTGGATACCCATTTCGGCACGTCGTTCTACACCCTCGACACCAGCGGCGAGGCTCCGCTGATCAAGAGGAAGAAGGTGATCCTCAAGAACGACTACATCCACCACGTCATCGACGTCTATCACATCTAG
- a CDS encoding LysR family transcriptional regulator has protein sequence MELRHLRYFVAVARAQSFTRAAEAMHVAQPALSKQVQHFEEEFGLELIERGSRPVRLTEPGRVIYEQALQILERVDDLRETGRRLRVAERNSFRIGFVASTLYGRLPEILRGYRTKRPDVDMTLLELLTLEQIAALKEGRIDVGFGRVEIEDPAIERVLLRNERLIVAVPMAWDAARPPGPLKLRDLAETALILYPKSARPNNADRILALFREHGVRPPVIHEVRELQTALGLVAAEAGICVVPASIERLRRDGVAYRPLDEDRALIPVIMSYRKNDPSPEIGLILQCVKDDYEREGLRFGV, from the coding sequence GTGGAGCTGCGCCACCTGCGCTACTTCGTGGCCGTCGCCCGCGCGCAGAGCTTCACCCGCGCGGCGGAGGCGATGCACGTCGCCCAGCCGGCGCTGAGCAAGCAGGTGCAGCACTTCGAGGAGGAGTTCGGCCTCGAACTGATCGAGCGCGGCTCGCGCCCGGTGCGGCTGACCGAGCCGGGCCGGGTGATCTACGAGCAGGCGCTCCAGATCCTGGAACGGGTCGACGACCTGCGCGAGACCGGCCGGCGCCTGCGCGTCGCCGAGCGCAACAGCTTCCGCATCGGCTTCGTCGCCTCGACCCTCTACGGGCGCTTGCCCGAGATTCTGCGCGGCTACCGGACGAAGCGCCCGGACGTCGACATGACGCTCCTCGAATTGCTGACGCTCGAGCAGATCGCGGCGCTGAAGGAGGGCCGGATCGATGTCGGCTTCGGCCGGGTCGAGATCGAGGACCCGGCGATCGAACGCGTCCTCCTGCGCAACGAGCGCCTGATCGTCGCCGTGCCGATGGCCTGGGACGCCGCCCGCCCGCCGGGGCCCCTGAAGCTCCGCGACCTCGCCGAGACGGCCCTGATCCTCTACCCGAAGAGCGCGCGGCCCAACAACGCCGACCGCATCCTGGCGCTGTTTCGCGAGCACGGGGTGCGCCCGCCGGTGATCCACGAGGTGCGCGAACTCCAGACCGCCCTCGGCCTTGTCGCGGCGGAAGCGGGAATCTGCGTGGTGCCCGCCTCGATCGAGCGCCTGCGCCGCGACGGCGTCGCCTACCGGCCGCTCGACGAGGATCGGGCGCTGATCCCGGTCATCATGAGCTACCGCAAGAACGATCCGTCACCGGAGATCGGGCTGATCCTGCAGTGCGTGAAGGACGACTACGAGCGGGAGGGGTTGCGGTTCGGGGTGTGA
- the benA gene encoding benzoate 1,2-dioxygenase large subunit: MLDDLHQVVEGAVEENPETGVFRCRRDIFTDPDIFELEMQHIFEGNWIYLAHESQIPNPNDYFTTFMGRQPVVITRSRKGELQAFVNACSHRGAMVCRHKRGNKATFTCPFHGWTFSNGGKLLKVKDPDGAGYPESFNRDGSHDLTKVARFENYRGFLFGSLNPDVKPLTEHLGQATRIIDMIVDQSPDGLEVLRGSSTYVFDGNWKLQTENGADGYHVSATHWNYAATTSRRKESHVVDKTRAMDAGGWAKQGGGFYSFEHGHLLLWTTWANPEDRPNWDRRGELAEQHGQAMADWMINRSRNLCLYPNVYLMDQFSSQIRTYRPIAVDKTEVTIYCIAPRGEAPEARTRRIRQYEDFFNASGMATPDDLEEFRACQIGYRGRAARWNDLCRGAQHWIEGADEGARAIGLKPLLSGAKTEDEGLFAIQHRYWMDTMRRHLP, from the coding sequence ATGCTGGACGATCTGCATCAGGTGGTCGAAGGCGCGGTCGAGGAGAACCCGGAGACCGGCGTGTTCCGGTGTCGGCGCGACATCTTCACCGATCCCGACATCTTCGAATTGGAGATGCAGCACATCTTCGAGGGCAACTGGATCTACCTGGCCCACGAGAGCCAGATCCCGAACCCGAACGACTACTTCACCACCTTCATGGGCCGCCAGCCGGTGGTCATCACCCGCAGCCGCAAGGGCGAGCTGCAGGCCTTCGTCAATGCGTGCAGCCACCGCGGCGCGATGGTGTGCCGGCACAAGCGCGGCAACAAGGCGACCTTCACCTGCCCGTTCCACGGCTGGACCTTCAGCAACGGCGGCAAGCTCCTGAAGGTCAAGGACCCGGATGGCGCCGGCTACCCCGAGAGCTTCAACCGCGACGGCTCGCACGACCTGACCAAGGTGGCCCGCTTCGAGAACTATCGCGGCTTCCTGTTCGGCAGCCTCAACCCCGACGTAAAGCCGCTGACCGAGCATCTCGGCCAGGCGACGCGGATCATCGACATGATCGTCGACCAGTCGCCGGACGGGCTCGAGGTCCTGCGCGGCTCCTCCACTTATGTCTTCGACGGCAACTGGAAGCTCCAGACCGAGAACGGCGCCGACGGCTACCACGTCAGCGCGACGCACTGGAACTACGCCGCCACCACCAGCCGGCGCAAGGAATCGCACGTCGTCGACAAGACCCGCGCCATGGATGCGGGCGGCTGGGCCAAGCAAGGCGGCGGCTTCTACTCGTTCGAGCACGGCCACCTGCTGCTCTGGACCACCTGGGCCAACCCCGAGGACCGGCCGAACTGGGACCGTCGCGGCGAGTTGGCCGAGCAGCACGGCCAGGCGATGGCCGACTGGATGATCAACCGGTCGCGCAATCTCTGCCTCTACCCGAACGTCTACCTGATGGACCAGTTCTCGTCGCAGATCCGGACCTACCGGCCGATCGCCGTCGATAAGACCGAGGTGACGATCTACTGCATCGCGCCGCGGGGCGAGGCGCCGGAGGCCCGGACGCGGCGGATCCGGCAATACGAGGATTTCTTCAACGCCAGCGGCATGGCGACCCCGGACGACCTGGAGGAATTCCGCGCCTGCCAGATCGGCTATCGCGGCCGCGCGGCGCGGTGGAACGACCTCTGCCGCGGCGCCCAGCACTGGATCGAGGGGGCGGACGAGGGCGCGCGGGCGATCGGGCTGAAGCCGCTGCTCAGTGGCGCCAAGACCGAGGACGAGGGCCTGTTCGCGATCCAGCACCGCTACTGGATGGACACGATGCGGCGGCACCTGCCGTAA
- a CDS encoding OmpA family protein: MRPARALLLTGTILPALLLQPVLASPVAARGDDVIRLAQGGPGGPGERGPGGPGGPGERGPGERGPGGPGGGPRPERGPAERPEPRERPEPRQERPEPRQERPEPRQERPAPRPEPRERPEPRQERPEPQRERPERPEPRERTGPPRERPEPQQRERPDQPERGPQGRPERPDRPDRPDRQDRPDRQDRPDRQEPRAPRGEEPGRPPAPPQDRGPAGRPEPRERPAPDARPDRRDDRPDAREDRPREDRRGPDAPGQRGQGQPPAPGQGAAPQPPAPGQPPAPGRAAPPPPDAPQPGGPGRGPGRPDAPGAGPNGAPLPPNQQPGVPGRPFVPGGAGGPPDDRDDRGFDRRDPRDQDRRDFDRRGPDGRDFDRRDGDRRDFDRRDGDRRGFDDRGDLPGGYRRDAPDYVPGGFRRGDIDVRSYDDVRRARREFNEGGRLIVREPGRVIVRDDDRYYLRHDETERFRLLDRDARIERRGRDTVTIIDRPGGYQVFTVVDDDGRLLRRYRRGPDGREVVLIDNSYAGPPRSIAQDVVVLPPPDIRIPRERYVVEADQADEGAIYEALTAPPVAPVERRYTLDQVRYSPTLRARMRSVDIDTITFDTGSWQVTPDQARRLATIAAAINQAVKNNPQEVFLIEGYTDAVGSDVDNLSLSDRRAQSVAEVLTRDFGVPPENLTTQGYGEQYLKVNTQGASRENRRVTVRRITPLIQQQQSQAQPPQQRQ; this comes from the coding sequence ATGCGCCCTGCCCGCGCGCTGCTGCTGACCGGCACGATCCTGCCGGCCCTGCTGCTCCAGCCCGTTCTCGCGAGCCCGGTTGCGGCGCGAGGCGACGACGTGATCCGGCTGGCCCAGGGTGGCCCCGGAGGCCCCGGCGAGCGCGGACCCGGCGGGCCAGGAGGCCCTGGTGAGCGCGGCCCTGGCGAGCGTGGCCCCGGCGGCCCGGGCGGCGGTCCCCGTCCGGAGCGGGGCCCGGCCGAGCGGCCGGAGCCGCGCGAACGTCCCGAGCCGCGGCAGGAACGCCCTGAGCCGCGCCAGGAACGGCCCGAACCTCGTCAGGAGCGCCCTGCCCCCCGGCCCGAGCCCCGCGAGCGCCCCGAGCCGCGGCAGGAGCGCCCGGAACCGCAGCGCGAACGTCCCGAGCGGCCGGAGCCGCGCGAGCGCACGGGCCCGCCCCGCGAGCGTCCCGAACCCCAGCAGCGCGAGCGGCCCGACCAGCCGGAGCGTGGTCCGCAAGGACGCCCGGAGCGTCCCGACCGACCGGACCGTCCCGACCGGCAGGATCGTCCCGACCGGCAGGATCGTCCCGACAGGCAAGAGCCGCGCGCCCCGCGTGGCGAGGAGCCCGGCCGTCCGCCGGCCCCGCCGCAGGATCGCGGCCCGGCCGGACGGCCCGAGCCGCGCGAGCGTCCGGCCCCCGATGCGCGGCCGGACCGCCGCGACGACCGTCCCGACGCCCGCGAGGATCGCCCCCGCGAGGATCGTCGCGGACCCGATGCGCCGGGGCAGCGCGGCCAGGGCCAGCCTCCCGCGCCGGGCCAGGGCGCGGCTCCGCAACCCCCGGCGCCCGGCCAGCCTCCTGCCCCGGGCCGCGCGGCGCCGCCCCCGCCCGACGCGCCGCAGCCCGGCGGCCCCGGCCGCGGCCCGGGCCGGCCGGATGCGCCCGGGGCCGGCCCGAACGGTGCGCCGCTTCCCCCGAACCAGCAGCCCGGCGTGCCCGGACGGCCCTTCGTGCCCGGCGGCGCGGGCGGACCGCCCGACGACCGCGACGACCGCGGCTTCGACCGGCGCGATCCGCGCGATCAGGACCGGCGCGACTTCGACCGCCGTGGTCCGGACGGCCGCGACTTCGATCGGCGCGATGGCGACAGGCGCGACTTCGATCGCCGTGACGGCGACCGCCGCGGCTTCGACGACCGGGGCGACTTGCCCGGCGGCTATCGCCGCGACGCACCCGACTACGTTCCGGGCGGCTTCCGCCGCGGCGACATCGACGTGCGCAGCTACGACGACGTCCGCCGGGCCCGGCGCGAGTTCAACGAGGGCGGCCGCCTGATCGTCCGCGAGCCCGGCCGCGTGATCGTCCGCGACGACGACCGCTACTACCTGCGCCACGACGAGACCGAGCGCTTCCGTCTGCTCGACCGCGACGCCCGCATCGAGCGACGCGGCCGCGACACCGTGACGATCATCGACCGCCCCGGCGGCTACCAGGTCTTCACGGTGGTGGACGACGACGGCCGCCTGCTGCGGCGCTACCGCCGCGGGCCGGACGGGCGCGAGGTCGTGCTGATCGACAATTCCTACGCCGGCCCGCCGCGGTCGATCGCGCAGGACGTGGTGGTGCTGCCGCCGCCCGACATCCGCATCCCCCGCGAGCGCTACGTGGTCGAGGCGGACCAGGCCGACGAAGGCGCGATCTACGAGGCGCTGACCGCCCCGCCGGTCGCCCCGGTCGAGCGGCGCTACACCCTCGACCAGGTGCGCTACAGCCCGACCCTGCGCGCCCGGATGCGCAGCGTCGACATCGACACGATCACCTTCGATACCGGCTCCTGGCAGGTGACGCCCGACCAGGCCCGCCGCCTCGCCACCATCGCGGCGGCGATCAACCAGGCGGTCAAGAACAACCCGCAGGAGGTGTTCCTGATCGAGGGCTACACCGACGCAGTCGGCAGCGACGTCGACAACCTCTCGCTCTCCGACCGGCGCGCCCAGTCGGTGGCCGAGGTGCTGACCCGCGACTTCGGCGTGCCGCCGGAGAACCTGACCACCCAGGGTTACGGCGAGCAGTACCTGAAGGTGAACACGCAAGGCGCCTCGCGGGAGAACCGCCGGGTGACCGTGCGCCGGATCACCCCGCTGATCCAGCAGCAGCAATCGCAGGCACAGCCGCCCCAGCAGCGGCAGTAG